A window from Buchnera aphidicola (Mindarus abietinus) encodes these proteins:
- the fdx gene encoding ISC system 2Fe-2S type ferredoxin has product MLKIEFLPHKILLPTGKICSAKSGETILDVALKNNILMEHACEKSCICTTCHCIIRKGFSFLSECTEKEEDALDKAWGLEENSRLACQARLTNQNIIVEIPYYSKNSSVKNSKF; this is encoded by the coding sequence ATGTTAAAAATTGAATTTTTGCCTCATAAAATTTTATTACCTACAGGAAAAATATGTTCAGCTAAATCTGGTGAAACTATTTTAGACGTAGCTTTAAAAAATAATATTTTAATGGAACATGCTTGTGAAAAATCATGTATTTGTACAACCTGTCATTGTATTATCAGAAAAGGATTTTCTTTTTTATCAGAGTGCACTGAAAAAGAAGAAGATGCTTTAGATAAAGCGTGGGGATTAGAAGAAAATAGCCGATTAGCTTGTCAAGCTAGATTAACTAATCAGAACATTATTGTAGAAATTCCCTATTATTCAAAAAATTCTTCTGTTAAAAATTCTAAATTTTAA